TTGACCGTGACTGCCACTCATCACAGCTAGGGAGCTAGGAGCTGACTCAACTCCTGGTGCTGGACTCAGGACTTGAGAGGCGCCTACTTTGTGATGGTTAAGAGCTTTGGAAAGAGCGGACATGAATCTAAGTAGTGAGGTGCTTATCTGCATGGAACACCCGGGTTGAATGTCAGTTCACATCTATGAAATTACATTCAGATGGACCAATACCACAGTCATTAAAATGACCAATACAAATGTCTCTATGCcaatcataaaacaaaaataatacttCCAAACAAACTAGCACCTACGTTTCTGGTCTTTGGTTTTTAGTGCAGTCACATGAGAAagctagaaaacaaaaacacacaaaacataatTAGAAAAAAACCCATCGTTTATGCAGGCAATTACACGGAAGAAATTTGAAGAGCTAGCAAGCTAGAACACACAAAATGTGGAATTACCAGTTTAATAATAGAAACTAAGCATTGTATGTACTTTCTATTTGTATGCATTCATATAAAAACATGACCAAATGCCTAAGAGAAGATACAAAAACTACAGTTAGAAAACTATTGTACTTTGCTGTTTAATATCTAATAGGGGAGAGATAAGGAATCATGCAAAATAAAACAGATCCAAGATCCTAATATGTGTATAAAACTGTATCACATGCATGTTGAGTGCACAGACATTCTTATGTGCAGAGTATGACTAAATCAGACAAATGTAAACAGTACTAAAAACTTTCATTAATGTCACTGTCAATACCTTCAATAACTGGAGTTGGTCGAATGTTAATTCCTTTACTGGGATTTCAAACAATTCAACTGGATCAGCTTCATATTTCTATTAGAAAAAGGGAGAGATCAATCTGTTTTACTATTTTTGAATGTTTGCACTACATAGACTTACAATCTTAATTTACTGAAGATGAGGTAGCTCTTAGGTATCATGACCCCATGCAGCAAAAAAAGTCCTTCTAAGTAACACTACAGGAGatcttgtcattttattttttccttgtagTCCCAGAAGAGCCCACAGCCTTCCACATGCTGAGCAAAGGCtgtcatctctgtgtgcactgcAGGCAGCCAGAGCCAAACCCTATGCCCCTAGCCAGAGCCTGGAAGAAAGGcatctggaaggaaggaagcaccCATGACAGAGCATGGTGTCAGGCATCATTTTACTGCCTCCTTCATGTGTTATGCACCTCATTTGCCACTTAATCATGCTACATGCCTAGGAACTCAACATGCAAGTACTATAAtcaatttctaattttctattttttctaagCTTTTTGATATTTAAACCACTAAAAGTTGCaggtgcacacacaaaaaaaatctataaaaatgtGTCTGGTTATCTATAAGCAGTATTTAAGGACGATGATCTAGCATATATACTCCACAGGCAAAACTACATTTTGAAGCCATATCAAATGTTATAGTGTAGAAAGTACCACTCTTTAAGGAAGTGAGTTAAGGTACCACCAATAAATCATTAAATGTCATTGTGCAAATATATTCACTCATGAACATTGGTACAAACCTGTGTATGCACAAATTTTTTCTGGAAGGACACACAAGAAACTATTAAGAATAAGGGAATGAgatcaggggaaggggagggaagatttGTCATTCATCTCATCTTCTGAACTACTTGCATTTTTTACTGGACACAGGTGAATTATTTTTACATGAAAATggtaacttaaaaaaataaaacaagataaaaatatgTACAATTCATTACTTTCATTTCCCCATAGCTCATTGGGATTCAACTTCACAGCAAGACAGTCTGCTGAAAACAAGGGATCAATGAAACTCTTCAGTAAACTATGCTAGAAAGAACTTTCTCTTGCAGTAAAAATGCTAGAAAGAAATTTCTCTTGCATTTTGTCCCATTTCGTTATTCATTTGAATAGATGAATCCTCTCCTTTTGCCCTCCTGATACTATTCCTGAAAGATAGAAAGGTCCTTGTCTAGGTCTGAACTTAGGAACTAAGCAGCTAAGCAGGTAGAGCCAGCTATCCTGTCAGACGCTATTGTCCAATAGCAGCAAACTGGCTAACGAGATCACTGAAAATGATCTCCATTTAAGAACAAGCCCAGGAAGAACCTTCCTAATTTAAGTTCCTTAGCAAATACTTGGTTCATGTATACATTCCATGTCAGAGAATAATACTGCAAGCACGTTTttcaaaacagtaacaagaaatCTTAAAAATTCTACGTGCATTTTCAAATCTCTTCCCTTTATCACATGTTCCTCTTTTCTTACTGCTTCTAGGGCACCTGTGTCTCACTGTTCTGTAGTCCTCAAATTCCTGTATCTCCCATTTAACCTGCCTTGACTGAGAGGCCTTCTGCATACTGATGCCACCCCAACCCACTGTGGTCTCTTGTAGATATGGCTAACTGTGCCAGCTGATTGATTTAAGATATGAAGTAGAAATAGATAGAACATGAGGAAATAATTTCTTTTGTCTCAATATTGTACTCAAGGGACCAATGCAGAAAAAATACTTGACATGTTCTCTCATCAGTAAAAAGCAAATTCAGCAAGACTAATGCCTGACTCTAGGAAATCACTATTCCCATCAAACCTGTCCCCTAATACCATAAAGGCTTAAGAACTGTTAGTAAAGAATGAATTAATTTATCAACTCTAACAAATAACTAACTAAAAATGTAACAAACTTTCTTCTTAAGCATTAGTGTAAAATACAAGAATGTCAACATACCCTTTTCATAGTTAAACAGCAGGTGAGATCATGATACACTACAGGCACTAAGTCCTTTGAAAGGTGGACATCAAATTCCACAAATGCTGCACCCTGGCAGAAAAAAGGAAGCAAGTGTCTCAAACATTTCACACTTCAGATCAACTATTTTGTTTAGGGTAAACCATAATTTTGTACAATAAAACCTCTTCATAAATATCTCACTTCAAACTTCACCAACATGGCTAATTGGTCTCCTACTACAATTTTGTTATGTAAAAGCACAACATTTTCTAGGTCAAAAAAACCCTGTGTATTGGGGTACCCTGATCTATTTACAATCACTCACAGCAGTAAGAAGCAGTCAGACAGCAGTCAGTGCACTGAGCAGGAGCACAAGATACCCTCTATATATTCTAAGAGAAATAAATGAGGAAATTAATGTGCTACAGAACCTCCTCACTGTTAGTGAGTtaggagtacttgctgctcttgtggagggtccaggttcagttcccagctcacaAGTCAGGTCATTTAGAACCATCTACAATTCCAGTCCCCAGGGGATCAGATGCTCTCCTCTGGTCTCAGCAGATgaggcatgcatatggtgcttGTACCAacggcacacacacactcagacccacatacatattaaaattctttcaaaaaagggaaCTACATCATTTCCTCATAGCTCCACCTGTACATGAAGTCATTTTCCTAGTTAAAATGTCTTATTTTACTGTTGGCTGCTATTTTACTATAACTGCTATTCTAGAGGACAGGAGTCACCACCTAGCATACACACTGGATGGCTTATTTTCTCTGAAAGAAAACTTTACCAAAAGATAAAATGCTGCTTAGTTAACAATAAACTAAAACCAGTTCCAAATTATGAAGTATGGTCCAATATACCCCTGGATTAGTATATcctttcaaataaaaaattatatactaatttttttgatacaggatctcactgtgcagccaTATCTGGccatgaattcagagatccaacCTGCCCCTGCTGGGATTAAGTTTATATTACTTTGGGAAGTGAAAAGCACTGTGAAAAaccatgggaagaaaaaaaaataagatggccTCTCATCCTGCCTCCCAGTTTAAGGGTAGAGCCTGAGTCTCTCTGGTGGACAACAAAAAATGAACTGTAACAGTTAATGACTGGATAAAGAGAAAATTTAACATAaagtttacttttttaaagagTACAGAATAATGCATTTCATCATGGTACTTCATACATGTATTGATACATTCTTGAGATATATAGAGGCAACCATGTAACAGTTCAGTGGGTTTACTTGGCACAAGCTGAATTCAATCTCCAAGACTGACATGATGGGAGGAGGGTACCAATTTCCACAAGaggtcccctgacctccacacagtgCTTGAAAGTCACCTCAAACCCGGCAATAAAAACATGCAATGAAGTGTTACGTAAAATCACTATATCCTATTAGCATTATTGTTAAAGTAAAAACCAAGcattttatctcaaaaataaaggaagggacatggtggctcatgcttgtAATAATCATAGCACTTGAAAAACAGAAGCAGGGAGccaaaattcaaggccagccacctTCTTCTATTTAAGACAGGTAGAcctaatctcaaaaaaaaaaaaaaaaaaaaaggttgtggttgtgtgtgtgtgttttggtgccAGGGGTCAGGGGTGTTTACAGCTCTTATTCATTTTTGCTCTTTCAAAATatctgggtttagttcccagaacccacatgatggcACTCAATGGACTCCAGCTGTATAGGGTCTGATACCTTCTGGCCTAAGGAAACCAGACACCAAacggtgcacacacacagcaaaacactcatacacatattcTTAAAGGTTCCATGTTATTCTGTTATTTACGTATAAATCTTCATCACAAATCTAAACACAAACACCCTAAGATAGTTCACTTAGGAACATCTTCAGGATAGTTTTATCTGTCAGCAGAAACTGGAAGAGACCCCTGTCTCGATCTCAGCAATGCAGGTGTTTAAAAAAGGATACTTACATGGCTGGCAGCATTTCTTAAAGAAGCAATAGTATTTTCCTGTACTTTAGCCAGcctgaaataaagaaatacagtCATCAAGGACTAAAGAAAGTGAGGGACCCAGTGTGGAGAGTGGCGTCCCATTATCATATATTATCCTATAGCCCCATACCTGCATACTAGCACATGGGCATATATACATACCAAACACCCACGCATGCACACAATAAGGAGATAAGTTATTAACAAGGAACTTGAAAGTGCTTCTTACTTAAATGTAAGCTGACTTGGTTTGGAGACCTAAGAGGTCATAATGACAACCACAAGTCCCAAAGCAACTTCAGAATCactttattttgtttagtttctcGTTTCACATCTggtataaataaatatgaagttAAGTAGTAAGTATAGTTAGTATAAGGAGTAAGGgacagccttggctatcctggaactcgctctgtagaccaggctggcttgaactcaccAAGTTCCACTTGCCTCttcatcccaagtgctgggattaaaggtatgtgtaacCACTGTGATGCCAGAATGCtatgggggctggagatgtgacttattggttaagagcacttgctattctaGAGGACAGGAGTCACCACCTAGTATACACACTGGATGGCTCACAACCTGTAGCCCCGGTTCTAGGTGATCTGGCATCCTTAATATTTCATGAGCATTGcgcacacatgaatgcatgcatacacacacacacacacacacacacacacacacacacacacacacactattttttaAATCGGATTAAATTTTATAATAGAAAGCCTAGAGCAATTCAACGCTGACAGGTTTACAAAACTGGGAGGAAAACACAACTTTATTAGGCTGGCATTTCTGTCTGATAAAGTCTACACTTAACTCTTCTCTTTGGACTTACACTTCCATGAAACTATGGCTATGAGGAGAAGAATCACTAATAATCTTGATCAAGCCTTCCATAGGTGAGGAAACAGATCCAGACAGGGCAgcttgcaagagcaacaagagtGATAACAAAGGCCAAAAAGCTTtctgtgttgaaatctccctcctgcccagcaaccacatggtggctcccaaccatctgtaatgggatccgatgccctcttctggtgtatctgaagacagtgacagtgtgctcacatacataaaataaataatcttttaggAAATCTCCCTCCTGGCTTTCCATTTGTAATGTCTTTTTCCTTATGCAGTCAGTgtatcagaaagactgaacattATCATCTCAGGAATGACTTGTTTCTATTGAAATAGTAATTCCTTTCTCTCATCACCACATTTAATTTTATGGCACTGACATTTAGCAGGTAAAGCTTCCCCACGCTTGGGCTACTGACTAGTAGTGGTATCCTAATGTGCAACTTACTTGGCAGTTGTTGTTGAGTTCCCTGCACCACGATGTCCAACATCCAGTGGTATTCTTGGTTTCCAATACTTGGAGAATGAAGACTGCATAGAACAACTATATCCTGGTAATGGCTTGATGATGATAAAATCAACTTCCATAGGAAAAGAGCAGGAGGGGGCATGATTAAAAAGACCACTATAAGCTCAAAGGGAATCTGAAAAGTACTTAACCAGTCTTGTTAAACTATCAGACAGAAAAGGATCAAAATAAAATTGATTCTGAGTAAGTGCAGAAAATTCAATAACTATGCTCCTTCTCCAAGTGTTATACTATTAAATCACGAAATAAAGATAAATTATCATTCACAAATACTAtttaaactaataaaaattttGGAATAATCTTAGTTTAGTTGCAAGAGCCTATCTGCTTCTCCCCAACTTACCTCTGACTTTGCCTATAGTTTTTCTGGAACTTCTGCTCATGATGGGAAGAGTAAGGATTCCAGCGCTTCTCTCACTCTCAGCAATGGTAGATGACAGGAGGCATGCTGTGCCCACATGTCCAGGAAGAACATCACCCTGGACTACATGCTCACTGAGatcttcctaaaaaaaaaaaaaaggttcaaaaTACcctgaatttttatttacattttaaaaactttttgtgTTGGGGAGAATGAGGATGTTTGGCATGCAAATgccacatgtagaggtcagaggacaaaggtCAAAGTTGAGTCTCTATCATGTGAGTGCCAGGGAGTGTACTATGTCCATCAGGCTTAGCAGCACTCGAACTATGAAAAAGATAGATTTAGTTattaaatgagtgtgtgtgtgtgtgtgtgtgtgtgtgtgtacatgcgcacACATAGGAGTacagtgtctgtggaggccagatgagGAGTTCAGACTCCCAGGAGCTGGTTCCAGGAGGCAGCAATGGGCTGCCCCACATTTCCACTAGAAACTGAGCCACTTGAAGAACAACACTCGAAGCCCAGTGGCAAAACAAACAAGACTTCTCACCTCCATCAGaaaaagactaatctaatggatgCCCTCTTCGCAGGAATGTCAAGGaatgacaaaaaaaaaccaatcagCACATCTGGAAAGCTGGGTTAAACAGCAACCTACATACAGAAGGGACCAAATCTCTAAGTGTCCTCTAGCCTCAATAGGAGCACGTGGCATGCAAGCCTCACCAATGCACACTCACACCATGtgaacataaacataaaataaaatatattaatgtgCTGTTAAACATTTatattaaattgtaaaataaagtTACCAAAACAGTGAATTGAATAATAAAGATACAGTTCAAGCTGAGGGTGCAGCTCAAGGGAGATGCTTGTCaagcatgcatgaagtcctgcTCCCATTTGCAACACCATGGAAACTGGGCACCGAGGCCATGCCTATCTTTAATCAAGGCCATCCTTAACAAcatattgagttcaaggccaacatggaAGGGCTATAAAGTCCTCATTAAGAGAAAAAACAGACTTCCCCCATGAAAGAAAGTCACGTTTTCCATCAATGGGTACACAGCTACCTGACCCTCTTTAATCAATTTCTGACAAAGTCTTTGGAAGATGCATACACATCCTGTCCTGATAATATAATTCTACTCAAACTGTCCTAAAATCTAACCATATACAAAAAAGTAAGTATGAATAGAGCCTGAATTCTTTGTCTGATCCCTTGCTGTGATCACTACTCACCTCAAAAAAGTCAAAGATGAGTTCAAGGTTGTCCGGCTCCATTGTCTGTATGCTGTACTCTGTCCAGCGGTCAGGCTGTAAGCCATACCCACATTCTGGCTGTGAGTGCCTGCACTTGAACTCATTGTCACTTATTAAGGATATCTCCAGGCTATTGGACATCTTGTGAAGAACAGTGGGAGATGCCttatcatcgtcgtcatcatcttCCTCCAGACCCTCTAGTGTAAGCTTTACCCTGTATTGACAAGAGAAAATAATGAAGTCTAGTAAGAATAACTCACAGAATGTACATAAATGTAAGTTGAAAGTATTCTTAAGTAACAAAAATGAGACAAAGAATATCCACATTGCAAGTTTACTTACTACACTGCCAACTATAGCTAGTTCTAAATTTCTTAGCCTTCAAACAACAGGAACTCTTCTGTGAGATCTCATTTTAGACAGATAATCTGGTAGATGAATTCATCTCACAGGCACAAACCAAGCCTAGCAAtgcatttttaaatgtacattagAACTGGAGGTTTAAACTAAACACTTTCCACTTTCCTCTTTTCCACAGTGGTAATCCAGATACCTTTAAAAAGTAactgctagggctggagagatggcacagcagttaagaacactgactgctcttccagaggtcctgagttcaaatcccagaaaccacatgatgtctcacaaccatctgtaatgggatctaatgtcctcttctggtgtgttggaatgcagctacagtgtacttataatgaATCTTTTTTTGGTAAGTgctaaagaaaaatattactaGCATAATATGAACTTTTTGTTTTGCTCATTTGTGTGAGATAGGGTTCCATACCATGGTGGCCTCGTACTAGGTATGGAACCCAGGCTCTACTCAAATGCACAGTAATGCCAttgtctcagcctccctagtgctaggcaGGAGACAGGACTTGGGGTTCTACACATGGATAGTACTATCTgccttatatatgtatatgtaactaCTTTTCTAATCAAATAGACCAACCAAGAATCTATTAATAAGCCtcatagcaataaaaacaaagaccAATTTCCCAATCTACAGGAACACAAAGACTAGTCTACTCAAGAGAGGCAATAATTGTAGATACTTTTATTGCCAAAAAGAGCACTAAGGTCTGTTTGAAATATTTCTTCCATCAATTAATAGAGATTAATGAAATGAAGTACTGCCAATGTAGAGAACAAGTTTTGTAGaaagtaacatttaaaaaaagttatcctatatttgcttttactttttgagaattgaacctggggcctcgGCCATGCTAGTAGCATTCTAGATTTAAATGGAAACTGACTTACAAATAACAAGATTTTATTAGTGTAGACTGCTCTCACTGTATAAGTCCCCATACCAACCACTTCTGCAAGCCATATAATTGAGGTCTCCTTGACAGGCTAAATATGCAGATTACTACTCTATTAATAATATTGTTCTGATACTGCATTACAGAATCCATCGATAACTCCAATAAAAACCAGCATCTCCTCTCAGAgagcaaatttttttttttttttgggttctttttttcggagctggggaccaaagtcagggccttgcgcttcctaggcaagcgctctaccactgagctaaatccccaacccccagagagcAAATTCTTAGGAATTGTTCTAGACAAGTATTAACTAGCTAGAGGTATAAACCAGGGGATACCGGAAATGTACAGAAACAAGCAGACAAGAGAAATGCTTAAAAGAGTTAAAGAGGGGGCAAAGAAAGGGGTCTGTGATGGAAAAGATAAAAGGAACTCTTCAGACAGTTTTATAATGCTGTAGTCCACTACAAAGATAACAAAGTTGTTTTTCACCTATGAATGAGTCaatcagaaagaaacaagaaaagtatCTTTACAAACTGGTACTACTGAGATGCATGCTCACTGCTACATTGAAATGCAAA
This Rattus norvegicus strain BN/NHsdMcwi chromosome 3, GRCr8, whole genome shotgun sequence DNA region includes the following protein-coding sequences:
- the Gpcpd1 gene encoding glycerophosphocholine phosphodiesterase GPCPD1 isoform X3; this translates as MTPSQVTFEIRGTLLPGEVFAMCGNCDALGNWSPQNAVPLTESETGESVWKAVIVLSRGMSVKYRYFRGCFLEPKTIGGPCQVIVHKWETHLQPRSITPLENEIIIDDGQFGIHNGVETLDSGWLTCQTEIRLRLHFSEKPPVSITKKKFKKSRFRVKLTLEGLEEDDDDDDKASPTVLHKMSNSLEISLISDNEFKCRHSQPECGYGLQPDRWTEYSIQTMEPDNLELIFDFFEEDLSEHVVQGDVLPGHVGTACLLSSTIAESERSAGILTLPIMSRSSRKTIGKVRVDFIIIKPLPGYSCSMQSSFSKYWKPRIPLDVGHRGAGNSTTTAKLAKVQENTIASLRNAASHGAAFVEFDVHLSKDLVPVVYHDLTCCLTMKRFLVCPSRKNLCIHRNMKLIQLNCLKSQ